One segment of Syngnathus typhle isolate RoL2023-S1 ecotype Sweden linkage group LG9, RoL_Styp_1.0, whole genome shotgun sequence DNA contains the following:
- the u2af1 gene encoding splicing factor U2AF 35 kDa subunit: protein MAEYLASIFGTEKDKVNCSFYFKIGACRHGDRCSRLHNKPTFSQTIALLNIYRNPQNSAQSADGLTCAISDMEMQEHYDEFFEEVFTEMEEKYGEVEEMNVCDNLGDHLVGNVYVKFRCEEDAEKAVIDLNNRWFNGQPIHAELSPVTDFREACCRQYEMGECTRGGFCNFMHLKPISRELRRELYGRRRKGGSHRTRSRSRDRRSRSRDRGDRGDRGDRGDRGDRGGRGGGRDHDRRRSRDRERSGRF from the exons ATGGCTGAGTACTTGGCGTCGATTTTTGGGACAGAGAAAGACAA AGTAAATTGCTCCTTCTACTTTAAAATTGGTGCCTGTCGACATGGGGACCGTTGTTCCAGATTACACAATAAACCAACTTTCAGCCAG ACCATCGCCCTCCTGAACATTTACCGCAATCCTCAGAACAGCGCCCAGTCTGCTGATGGCCTCACCT GTGCCATCAGTGACATGGAAATGCAGGAGCACTATGATGAGTTTTTTGAG GAGGTCTTCACAGAAATGGAGGAGAAGTATGGCGAGGTGGAGGAAATGAACGTGTGCGACAACCTGGGAGACCACCTTGTGGGAAACGTGTATGTGAAG TTCCGTTGTGAAGAGGATGCCGAGAAGGCAGTGATTGACTTGAACAATCGCTGGTTCAACGGACAACCCATTCACGCGGAGCTCTCTCCTGTCACAGACTTCAGGGAAGCTTGCTGTCGCCAGTATGAAATGGG AGAATGCACTCGAGGCGGCTTCTGCAATTTCATGCACCTGAAGCCCATTTCACGTGAGCTGAGGAGAGAGTTGTATGGACGCCGCCGGAAGGGAGG TAGTCACAGGACCCGCTCACGTTCCAGAGACCGCCGATCCCGCTCAAGGGACCGAGGAGACAGAGGAGACAGAGGTGACCGCGGAGACAGAGGAGACCGAGGAGGCCGAGGGGGCGGACGCGACCACGATAGACGCCGCTCCAGAGACAGAGAGCGCTCGGGACGTTTCTGA